The sequence below is a genomic window from Streptococcus oralis.
GCGGTCAATGCCAGCCATGCAAACCTTGTTTCCTTCCGTGGCCTCCTTGAAGATGCGTCGCCCATTCCACTGGTCAACTGGATCTCCATGAGCTGCTGCCACATATTCTACCAAGGCTGTCGTAGAAGCTAAGTCTTGGAAAGCTCCATCCTGCATGTGCATATAACCGACTTCACAGGCTGAATTGCTAAAACCATGGAAGACTTTCCCATCCATAATCAAGCAACCACCGATGCCTGTTCCAATGGTCAAGCAAAGAGCGACACTCGCTCCCTTACCTGAACCAGAAACTGCTTCAGCAAGACCTGCGCAGTTGACATCATTTTCAATTTCACAAGGAATATTAAAGCTAGTCTCGATTTCCTTTTTGAACTGAGTTCCTGCGTAGTTAGGAATTTGAGGACCAGCATAGAAGATTTCACCCTCGTCAGGATCCACCATTCCTGCAGAAGAAATGGCAACACCTGCTACTGGGCCTTTTTCTAAATAGCTGGAAACGATATCTTTTGTCTTTTGTAAGATATGGGGTCCACCCTTTTGCGCCTCAGTTGGCATTTCATGCGATTCAACAAGTTGGCCTTCTTGGTCAATCAAACCATATTTGATGTTGGTTCCACCAATATCAATTGCAACGTAGTGTGTCATAAATACCTCCTTATGGATTAGAGGAAGCGCTCCTTGGTTTCACGAATCAAGGCTGCAGCTGCTTCTACAACTGGGCGATCTTCTTCAGTTACTGGCGTCAATGGTGAACGAACTGAACCAATGTTCAAACCTTCATTGATCTTCAAAACTTCTTTGATGACACCGTACATATTTCCATGTGCAGCAGTCAATTTGCCAATGATTGCGTTGATAGCGTATTGCAATTCACGCGCTGTTTCCAAGTTTTTCTCAGCAATCAACTGATTAAGTTTCAAGAAGAGTTCTGGCATAGCTCCATAAGTACCACCGATACCAGCTTTGGCCCCCATGAGGCGTCCACCTAGGAACTGTTCATCTGGACCATTGAATACGATGTGGTCTTCTCCACCAAGGCTGACAAAGGTTTGGATATCTTGAACTGGCATAGAAGAGTTCTTAACACCGATAACACGTGGATTCTTCAACATTTCAGTGTAGAGACTTGGAGTCAAAGCAACACCTGCTAACTGAGGAATATTATAAATTACGTAGTCTGTGTTTGGAGCTGCAGCACTAATGTCATTCCAGTATTTAGCAACTGAGTACTCAGGCAAGCGGAAGTAAATCGGTGGAATCGTTGCAATGGCATCTACACCCAAACTTTCTGCGTGGCGAGCAAGTTCCATACTATCCTTTGTATTGTTGCAAGCTACGTGAGCGATGATGGTCAATTTGCCCTTAGCAACTGCCATGACTTCTTCCAAAATCAACTTGCGGTCTTCAACGCTTTGGTAGATACATTCACCAGAGGAACCATTGACATAGAGACCTTGAACTCCCTTATCAATGAAGTATTGAACCAAGGCACGCGTACGCTCTGGACTTACTTCTCCTTGATCATCATAACATGCGTAGAAGGCTGGAATGACACCTTCGTATTTTTTCAAATCTGACATAGATTTTCTCCTAAGATTTCTTTTTTCTGCTGAGAGCAGTTCTATTTTTTACAAGTTTAGTATACACCTTGTGAAAATCGCTTTCAATATCTTGTATACACTTAGATTTTAGTTTCTACTTGTATTTTAGAAACTGTAACGATTGAAAGTAGTTTCAGAAACAAGCCATCCTACTGGTATTTGGCGAAAATTTTCTCCATCAAACCTGCTTGGAGAAAGACTAGCAAACCAAAACCAAAGAGGATAAAGGCTGACCCACCCAAAAGGAGAGTGAAGGCGGATAGATAAAGAACCATCACAATAAGAAAGAGAATGGCTAACATGAGGAAGAACCATGGAAAGTTAAAACTTGCCAAGATAAGCCCTTTTTGCAGCACTTCTTTCCAAGACAAATCATAGCGCGCAGCGATGGGATAACTAGCCAGCATCACCAGAGTGAGGAAGATGAGAATTCCCAAACAAATTGCTTTCACAATCTGAAAAGGCAAAGCTGTCTGGCCCCAGAAGAGATAGAGATCTAGAAAGCTTAATGACACAACGCCCAACTCTAACAAACCCAACTGAAGCCCCAGTTTCAGATTTTGCTTGAAGGCCCTTATATAAGTTCTAAAGACTGGTACCCGTCTGCTTCTCTTAATCTCGAACATAGTCTCATAGAGGCTGATTTTCGCCACTCCAATCGTCACGATGGGCAAACAAGAGACAACAAAAAGAAGATTGGCTGTCACGATATCCAAGACCTTCTCACTGAAACGCATGAGAAAGTTATCTGTGTCAAATGCTGCCTTGATTAGGTTTACTCCTTTTTGTGCCATGTTTACTCCTCCTGATTCTTTTAATCAATCAAAATTTTAAAGAGATATTTGCGAACCTTCTCTTCCATACCTGCATAGCCATTTGGCTGGTGCGGTTCTCCAGGGAAGAAAATCGCAAAATTGTGATAGCCCAGCAATAGCGGGTATCGTTCATGACAATGGACAAAACCAATGTCACTCGCTTCATCGAATGCTACCGCCTCGTCTTTGATACGTGAACCGTAGCTCGAATATTCATGTCCTTCTACCAGTAAATGCAAATCTGCATAGTGTTTATGGTGCTCAAACTGATCATTTTCAGCTTGATTGAGGACATTTTCCTGAACAACTAGAAAGACCTTGTCCCCGTCAATCTCATACTTACCGAGTTTGAAAGAATCCTTACGGTGCTGATAGAGATAGTCGATAGCCTTGTCTAGATTGGGATGGATCCCCTTGTAAGAGGCGATGTTTTTCAAATCATCAAAAATCATACTGTTTCCTTCGTTTCTGATAGTTAACTATAATCGTAAATTAAGTTGATAAGTGTCTGACAAAACTTCACGAAGTAACTGTATACTCTCCATTTTGTAGACACTTATAACTCTATATTTCCATAGCATGTCAAGACCACTTCCGCAGCCTTGATATACTAGTTTACTTTTCTTATCCCTTAACCGCTCCCATAGTAATCCCTTGAGTGAAGGATTTTTGGAAGACAAGGAAGACGGTTACGATTGGCACGGCTGCAAGAGCTGCACCAGCCATGATCAAACCATAGTTGGTTGCCATTTCGGCCTGCATGGTCGCAACCCCGAGTGAGATAGTCAAGTTTTGACGTGAAGTCAACATAACCAACTGCATAAAGTAGTCGTTCCAAGTATTGATGAAGGTAAAGATCGCAAGAGCTGCAAATCCTGGTTTCACGATAGGGAAGGCTACGCTCCAGAAAGTACGAATTTCACCACAACCGTCGATTTTAGCTGATTCAAGCAATTCTGTTGGAATATTTTCACTGAACTGTTTCATGAGGAAGACCCCAAATGGCCATCCAATCAAAGGCAAGATAACTGCCCAAAGAGTGTCATGAATTCCCATGAAGTTGACGATACGTACCAATGGTACAAGGACAACTTGTTTTGGAAGTGCCATGGCAGCGATAAAGACTGCAAAGAGGATGCGTTGACCATAGAAACGTTTTTTAGCCAATACATAACCTGCTAGAGAAGAGGTTGCACAAACCAAGAACATAGTTACCAATGAAATAAATACAGAGTTCCACATCCACTGCATGGCAGGGTTTTGCACCATGAGTTGTTGGAAGTTCTCCATTGTTGGAGCTTTAGGGAACCATTGTGGTGGAATCATAATGGTATCCGGTTGTGATTTGAAGGCCCCTGTCAAAATCCAGTAGAATGGAAAGATGAACAGCACGGTCAACAAGAGCAAGATAATCGTTGAAATAACAGTGAAAGCTGTTAAGGGTTTCTTTTGTGTAGATTGCATAGCTGTCTCCTTTCTTTAGTATTCTACGTCGTTTCCAAGGATCTTGAATTGAGCAAAGCTGACAATGGCAATCATCACTGCCAAGAAGACACCGATAGTGTTTGCGTAGCCATATTCTGTCAATTGGAAGGCTTTTTCGTAAAGGTAGTACATCAAGGTACTTGTTGAGTAGTTTGGACCACCAGATGTCAAGAGCTGAATCAAGGCGAAACATTGGAATGAGTTGATGGTCGTAATAATTGCGATGTAAAGAGTTGTTGGAAGAAGGCTAGGCCATTTTATCTTCCAGAAGACTTGGAACTCAGTCGCACCGTCAACACGCGCAGCTTCAACTAGTGAGTTATCAATATTTCCCATGGCAGCGATATAAAGGATAATCGGTTGACCAACAGATGTTGTCAAAAGGATGATCATAATCGCCATCAAAGCCCAGTTTTTATCTCCCAACCAAGAAATGTTTTGGCTGATGATATGGCTTGACTTAAGGACAAAGTTCAGAATCCCTGATAGGGGATCGTAAATCCATTTCCATACAACCGTTACGGCAACACTACCTGTAACTACAGGAAGGAAGAATACGAAACGATAGAAAGAACGAGCAATCGCATTTTGATGATAGGTTTGAGATGCTACAAAGAGCGAGAAGAGTACAACAATTGGTACTGATCCAATAACTAGGATAACGGTATTGATCAAAGACTTGGTAAAGACAGGATCTTTAAACATGCGAATGTAGTTATCCAAGCCAACAAACTCAAAGCTGGTCATGGAGTAGTTAAAGAAACTTGTAATGAATCCCATAATCATAGGAGCCAAGACAAAGATCACAAAGAAGAACAATACTGGTGCTAAGAAAGCATAGGAAATCACTGTTTCCCGCATGCGAATTTTATTGACTTTCACAGTCGGCACCTCTCTTTCAAATAGAATTTTTTTGATTTTCTTGAACTGTTTTAAAATCAAAATGAAATTTTTTAAGATTCGCTTATGTAAGAACTTCATTTTAATTTCGTGACAGTTCCTACCATTTCAAACAAAAGTCCCCCTTTTCTTACACCATAGTGCTCAGGGAAAAGGGGGAATCAATCTGACTTAGTGCTTATTGTTTTGTAGCTTTTTTGATTGTTTCGTTAGCTTTTTCAGTGAAGGCTTTCAAAGCATCCGCTGGTTTTTCGTCACCATTTGATACAGATTGCAACATTGGGAACCAAAGTGTTCTCATTTCAGCAAATCCATCGATAGTGTTGTAGTATGGTGAGTAGTATTTAGTCCAGCCACTGATTGTTTCCATACGTTTGTCTTCATAAAGTTTACCAAATGAAGTACGAACTGGGAAGGCACCTGTACGAACAACGTCTTTAGGACCCCATTCTTTGTCATCTGCGATGAATTGAACGAATTTCTTAGCTGCTGCGACTTTCTTGTCGTCTTTGTTGTTAAATACTGCAAATCCATTTACAAGGTATTCAAGAGCTGGTTTACCAGAGTCTGATGGGAATGGTACTTCTACCACGTCTACCTTACTTGCTT
It includes:
- a CDS encoding YhcH/YjgK/YiaL family protein, whose protein sequence is MIFDDLKNIASYKGIHPNLDKAIDYLYQHRKDSFKLGKYEIDGDKVFLVVQENVLNQAENDQFEHHKHYADLHLLVEGHEYSSYGSRIKDEAVAFDEASDIGFVHCHERYPLLLGYHNFAIFFPGEPHQPNGYAGMEEKVRKYLFKILID
- a CDS encoding carbohydrate ABC transporter permease; protein product: MQSTQKKPLTAFTVISTIILLLLTVLFIFPFYWILTGAFKSQPDTIMIPPQWFPKAPTMENFQQLMVQNPAMQWMWNSVFISLVTMFLVCATSSLAGYVLAKKRFYGQRILFAVFIAAMALPKQVVLVPLVRIVNFMGIHDTLWAVILPLIGWPFGVFLMKQFSENIPTELLESAKIDGCGEIRTFWSVAFPIVKPGFAALAIFTFINTWNDYFMQLVMLTSRQNLTISLGVATMQAEMATNYGLIMAGAALAAVPIVTVFLVFQKSFTQGITMGAVKG
- a CDS encoding YesL family protein; the encoded protein is MAQKGVNLIKAAFDTDNFLMRFSEKVLDIVTANLLFVVSCLPIVTIGVAKISLYETMFEIKRSRRVPVFRTYIRAFKQNLKLGLQLGLLELGVVSLSFLDLYLFWGQTALPFQIVKAICLGILIFLTLVMLASYPIAARYDLSWKEVLQKGLILASFNFPWFFLMLAILFLIVMVLYLSAFTLLLGGSAFILFGFGLLVFLQAGLMEKIFAKYQ
- a CDS encoding dihydrodipicolinate synthase family protein, producing MSDLKKYEGVIPAFYACYDDQGEVSPERTRALVQYFIDKGVQGLYVNGSSGECIYQSVEDRKLILEEVMAVAKGKLTIIAHVACNNTKDSMELARHAESLGVDAIATIPPIYFRLPEYSVAKYWNDISAAAPNTDYVIYNIPQLAGVALTPSLYTEMLKNPRVIGVKNSSMPVQDIQTFVSLGGEDHIVFNGPDEQFLGGRLMGAKAGIGGTYGAMPELFLKLNQLIAEKNLETARELQYAINAIIGKLTAAHGNMYGVIKEVLKINEGLNIGSVRSPLTPVTEEDRPVVEAAAALIRETKERFL
- a CDS encoding carbohydrate ABC transporter permease, giving the protein MRETVISYAFLAPVLFFFVIFVLAPMIMGFITSFFNYSMTSFEFVGLDNYIRMFKDPVFTKSLINTVILVIGSVPIVVLFSLFVASQTYHQNAIARSFYRFVFFLPVVTGSVAVTVVWKWIYDPLSGILNFVLKSSHIISQNISWLGDKNWALMAIMIILLTTSVGQPIILYIAAMGNIDNSLVEAARVDGATEFQVFWKIKWPSLLPTTLYIAIITTINSFQCFALIQLLTSGGPNYSTSTLMYYLYEKAFQLTEYGYANTIGVFLAVMIAIVSFAQFKILGNDVEY
- a CDS encoding ROK family protein codes for the protein MTHYVAIDIGGTNIKYGLIDQEGQLVESHEMPTEAQKGGPHILQKTKDIVSSYLEKGPVAGVAISSAGMVDPDEGEIFYAGPQIPNYAGTQFKKEIETSFNIPCEIENDVNCAGLAEAVSGSGKGASVALCLTIGTGIGGCLIMDGKVFHGFSNSACEVGYMHMQDGAFQDLASTTALVEYVAAAHGDPVDQWNGRRIFKEATEGNKVCMAGIDRMVDYLGKGLANICYVANPEVVILGGGIMGQEAILKPKIRTALKAALVPSLAEKTRLEFAHHQNTAGMLGAYYHFKTKQS